One Pelorhabdus rhamnosifermentans genomic window, TAATCAATAAAAGCAATCATAAGCAAAAAAGCCGTAAATACCCACGCACTGGTTAGTTCCACGGTCCAACCATAAATAACGAAACACAGGCAAAATAAGCTGCTCGTCAAAAGTTCCAACAAGGGATAGCGCATAGAGATAGCTGCGCCGCAAACACGACAACGCCCTCGCAAGAAAATATAGCTAAACACAGGAACTAAATCAAACACCCCTAGCCGCGTCCCACAAACAAAACAGTGCGACGGAGGAACAATTATGGATTGACCCAAAGGCAGTCGATCTATACAAACATTAAGGAAACTCCCCATGATCAAACCAAAAATAGAAATGCATAAATAGTCTGCCACAAAAATTCACCACCTGAAACATAAAAGATAAAAACCAGAATCAACTATTTTATATCTTCAGCATGTAAAGTCCCCAATGCAGCGCGCCCTTTTGTTGATCCCGATTGGTCAATGGAATAGTTATCCTGAGGTAAAACAGTACCGGCAGGTGTTGTCCAACCTGCCGATGCTGTAGGAGAAACAGGAGTTTTAGCAATAAAATCCTCTGTTTCCAAAACAGTCGGATCAGCGGCAATAGCACCCGGGTGATTGGCCGTATACATGACACTCGCACTATCTAAAGTACATAAATCAGCCTGAATCTTTGCAACACTGGCTGATTTCGAAGCGGCTTCAAATTTCGGCACTGCAATAGTGGCTAATATCCCAATAATAGCAATGACAACAAGTAATTCAATTAAGGTAAAGCCTTTTTGATTTTTCTGTTTTTTTCGCAATGAAAACAGCATAACAATTTCCCCTTTTTAATGAATACTTCCCATACCTGTTATCACATCAAGCATGGGAATCATAATTGCCAGTACTGTCATACCAATAACTACTCCAATTACTCCAATTATGAGGGGTTCCAACAGTGTACTTAACCGATTTGTCATATCCTCAACATCACTATCATAAAAATCAGCGACTTTTTCCAGTAAGCTGTCCAGCGCTCCCGTTTCTTCACCCACAGCAACCATTTCCACCTCCATGGCCATAAAAACTTTACTTGCACGAAGAGTCCGAGATAAACTGACTCCGTCACGAATTCCTACCTGAGCATCACTTAAAGCCCTCAGCATACTCGCATGATGAACCGTCTTTTTTGCCACCTCCAAAGCTGTAATTAAAGGAACACCGCCTTTAAGCAAGGTACTTAATGTACGAGTAAAACGTGCAATAGCAACTTTACGCCACAATGAACCAAATACAGGTATTTTCATCATCCATTCATCAAAGAAGAGATGAATTTGGGGTATATCAAGAAAAATCCTAAGTAAAATCGCCCCCATAAAAAATCCTAACAGCACTGCTACTCCATCATGATATAAAAAGTTGCTAAAGACAAGTAAAACCTTTGTCAAAATAGGCAATTCCATATGCATTTCATCAAACATGCGCATAAACGTTGGCAGTACAAAGGTCAAAATAAAGGTGACAGATAACCCCGCCATAGTTAGAACAACAACTGGGTAAACCATGGCTGACTTGATTTTTTCATTCAGTTTATATTCCTTGTCAAACTGCACAGCCAGACGTGCAAGAACTTGATCAAGCACTCCGCCGACTTCGCCCACTTCTACCATAGTTGTCATAATAATCGGAAAAATTCGGTCATGCAAAGCCATAGATCTTGAAAGGGATTCCCCTTCTTGTACAGATTGATAAATTGCGGCAAGAGCTGTTTTTAACTTCTCGTTTTGCGACTGTTCCATTAAGATCTGAAGGCTCGTCATAAGCGACAGTCCTGCATTAATCATAGTAGAAAACTGTCGGCAAAAGAGTGCCAATTCCTTGAGACCTACTTTATGATAATTTTTTAATAAACTATCTACTATAATGAATTTCTTCTCAGTCACAATTTTGGTTACATAATAACCCTTTGCACGAACAGTTCCCGCCGCAGCCCCTTGCGTTTCAGCAATAACCTGCCCCGTAATAACAAGTCCCTGTGCGTCTCTCGCCCGATAAAGAAACTTTGTAGACAAAATTACATCTCCATTCGTCATTATTCTTTAGGAGAATATTATCTGTTGAACATACGTACCCATGTTTCGGGATCACTGGCCCTAGCTTTTACTTCATCGAGAGTCACAACACCGCTGCGATAGAGTCTTGCCAAATCCATATCCATAGACTGCATCCCTGTTTTGCCACTTGTCTGAATAACCGAAAGAATTTGATGCGTCTTACCTTCACGAATCAAACTGCGTACAGCGGGTGTAGCCAATAAAATTTCCAGTGCAACCACCCGGCCATTCTTGTCAATCGTCGGCAACAACTGTTGAGAAATGACGGCCTGCAAGACAAGCGATAGTTGGTTACGAATCTGTTGTTGCTGATAAGGAGGAAACCCATCAATCATCCGATCAAGCGTTTGAGATGTATCACTTGTATGTAGCGTAGCAAATACAAGATGACCTGTTTCCGCAGCCGTCATAACTGTGGTCATTGTTTCCATATCACGCATTTCACCAACAGAAATTACATCGGGATCTTCACGCAATGCAGCACGTAGAGCTCTAGGAAACGAAGGCGTATCACGATAAATTTGCCTTTGATGTACAATACTTCTACAAGGTTTATGAAGATATTCTATGGGATCTTCTAGTGTAATAATATGAACAGCTCGCTCAGTATTAATAAAATGGATAAGTGCAGCAAGTGTCGTTGATTTTCCACTTCCAGTAGGCCCCGTGACAAGCACAAGGCCCCGTGACAGTCGTGTTAGATTAGCCAGACTAACAGGAAGACCCAGCTCATGTAATGTCGGAACATTTTCATCAATTGTCCGAATCGCCAGCGCTATTGTTCCTCGTTGTTGAAAAACATGGACTCGAAACCGACTAAGGCCCTCAATGACATAGGAAAAATCAAGCTCCCCCTGCTTTTTGAATAATTTGAGTTGTTCTTCAGAAATAAGATCTGCGACAAATTTTTCTGTATCGGCAGCTGTCAATACAGAAAACTCCAATTTCATCAATTGCCCATGAAGTCGAATCATCGGAGAAATTCCCTCTGTCAAATGTAAATCAGAAGCTTTTTTAACTACTGCCGCCTTTAGCAAATCATCGATACACATGTTGATCACTCCTTTGATCAGCCCTAGGATTCAGAAAAAGTAAGACGCATCACTTCCTCTACTGTCGTAAAGCCCGCAAGAGCTTTGCTCATGCCATCCTCACGTATCCGGATCATCCCCTGACTTACAGCAATCATCGCCAATTCATCCGTAGACGCTCGACGATGAATGGCCTCTCTCATTTCCTGTGAGATCATCATTACTTCATGCACGGCAATGCGGCCTTTATAGCCTGTATGCCCACAGCGAACACAGCCTTCCCCTTTATAAAGTATTGTATTTTCCTCAAGGTTTCTATCAGGAAAAAGTCCTTCTCGCAAACCAGACTTTAAGGCATAAGTCTTTTTACAACCCGGACAAATAGAACGCACAAGTCGTTGGGCT contains:
- a CDS encoding type II secretion system protein encodes the protein MLFSLRKKQKNQKGFTLIELLVVIAIIGILATIAVPKFEAASKSASVAKIQADLCTLDSASVMYTANHPGAIAADPTVLETEDFIAKTPVSPTASAGWTTPAGTVLPQDNYSIDQSGSTKGRAALGTLHAEDIK
- a CDS encoding type II secretion system F family protein: MSTKFLYRARDAQGLVITGQVIAETQGAAAGTVRAKGYYVTKIVTEKKFIIVDSLLKNYHKVGLKELALFCRQFSTMINAGLSLMTSLQILMEQSQNEKLKTALAAIYQSVQEGESLSRSMALHDRIFPIIMTTMVEVGEVGGVLDQVLARLAVQFDKEYKLNEKIKSAMVYPVVVLTMAGLSVTFILTFVLPTFMRMFDEMHMELPILTKVLLVFSNFLYHDGVAVLLGFFMGAILLRIFLDIPQIHLFFDEWMMKIPVFGSLWRKVAIARFTRTLSTLLKGGVPLITALEVAKKTVHHASMLRALSDAQVGIRDGVSLSRTLRASKVFMAMEVEMVAVGEETGALDSLLEKVADFYDSDVEDMTNRLSTLLEPLIIGVIGVVIGMTVLAIMIPMLDVITGMGSIH
- a CDS encoding type IV pilus twitching motility protein PilT, translated to MCIDDLLKAAVVKKASDLHLTEGISPMIRLHGQLMKLEFSVLTAADTEKFVADLISEEQLKLFKKQGELDFSYVIEGLSRFRVHVFQQRGTIALAIRTIDENVPTLHELGLPVSLANLTRLSRGLVLVTGPTGSGKSTTLAALIHFINTERAVHIITLEDPIEYLHKPCRSIVHQRQIYRDTPSFPRALRAALREDPDVISVGEMRDMETMTTVMTAAETGHLVFATLHTSDTSQTLDRMIDGFPPYQQQQIRNQLSLVLQAVISQQLLPTIDKNGRVVALEILLATPAVRSLIREGKTHQILSVIQTSGKTGMQSMDMDLARLYRSGVVTLDEVKARASDPETWVRMFNR